One region of Armigeres subalbatus isolate Guangzhou_Male chromosome 3, GZ_Asu_2, whole genome shotgun sequence genomic DNA includes:
- the LOC134223143 gene encoding uncharacterized protein LOC134223143, producing the protein MLTGANSVEEGIKLYQELSHLLETAKFTLRKWSSNSPEILAAIPEPLKDDRTSLELEPSKATIKTLGLSWEPRSDYFRFTVPQWSNSTEINKRIILSDFARLFDSLGLVGPVVVQAKIFIQNLWKQKCSWNETLGEDLQQWWKDFRHNLADLATLKVPRWLAFDNSIVSLEIHGFCDASEKAYGACIYLRCTSFDGQVTVNLITAKSRVAPLDDVQRKRKKISIPRLELSSAVLLSHVYEKVVDSLRVKAQPYFWTDSTIVKCWLSSTPSRWQMFVANRVSEVQHLTRTGTWNHISGSENPADVISRGMTPERLANHHTWWHGPEWLRNPRNFWPKGNTTDAEELDQSLLEKKSTIAVPVQLQVPNDTFKLRSSFLALVRIAALCRRFTYNCSNPASRRKGYLSYQEREEATLALVRLAQSDSFAEDKEEILSRGQVSPSSRLKSLHPALGRN; encoded by the exons ATGCTCACGGGAGCCAATAGCGTTGAGGAAGGTATCAAGCTGTATCAGGAGCTGAGTCATCTATTAGAAACAGCGAAATTCACTTTAAGGAAATGGAGTTCCAACAGTCCGGAAATATTAGCAGCTATCCCAGAACCGTTGAAGGACGACCGCACATCCTTGGAACTAGAGCCATCAAAAGCAACCATTAAAACCCTGGGACTCTCATGGGAACCTCGATCGGACTATTTTCGGTTCACTGTTCCTCAGTGGAGCAACTCTACTGAGATTAACAAGCGTATCATCTTGTCCGATTTTGCTCGTCTATTTGATTCCCTTGGATTAGTCGGACCAGTAGTTGTCCAAGCTAAGATATTTATTCAAAATCTCTGGAAACAGAAATGTTCTTGGAATGAAACTCTTGGCGAAGATCTCCAGCAATGGTGGAAGGACTTCAGACACAACTTAGCTGATCTAGCAACCCTGAAGGTTCCACGGTGGCTCGCTTTCGATAACAGTATCGTTTCGTTGGAAATCCATGGATTTTGTGACGCATCCGAGAAGGCCTATGGTGCGTGTATTTATCTTCGGTGCACTTCATTCGATGGCCAGGTTACGGTTAACTTAATCACGGCCAAATCTAGAGTGGCACCACTCGATGATGTGCAgcggaaaaggaagaaaatcagCATACCAAGGTTAGAGCTATCATCTGCAGTTCTCCTGAGCCATGTCTACGAAAAGGTTGTCGACAGCTTACGGGTCAAGGCACAACCGTACTTTTGGACAGACTCGACCATTGTGAAGTGCTGGCTGTCTTCAACTCCTTCCCGCTGGCAGATGTTTGTCGCTAATAGGGTCTCAGAAGTTCAGCATCTTACAAGAACAGGAACATGGAATCACATCTCCGGATCTGAAAACCCTGCAGATGTTATATCCAGGGGAATGACACCAGAAAGGCTAGCAAATCATCACACCTGGTGGCACGGACCAGAATGGTTAAGGAATCCACGCAACTTTTGGCCAAAAGGAAATACGACGGATGCAGAAGAGTTGGATCAATCGTTATTGGAGAAAAAATCGACTATTGCCGTTCCCGTACAACTTCAAGTTCCCAACGATACCTTCAAACTGCGATCAAGCTTTTTGGCACTTGTTCGGATTGCGGCTTTATGCCGAAGATTCACCTACAACTGTAGCAACCCAGCAAGCAGAAGGAAAGGCTACCTATCGTATCAAGAACGTGAAGAAGCGACGCTGGCACTCGTACGCCTTGCTCAAAGCGACAGCTTCGCCGAAGATAAGGAAGAAATATTATCGAGGGGACAAGTTTCTCCGTCGTCCAGGTTGAAATCTCTTCATCCTGCCCTA GGCCGCAATTAA